A stretch of Cynocephalus volans isolate mCynVol1 chromosome 9, mCynVol1.pri, whole genome shotgun sequence DNA encodes these proteins:
- the C9H4orf50 gene encoding LOW QUALITY PROTEIN: uncharacterized protein C4orf50 homolog (The sequence of the model RefSeq protein was modified relative to this genomic sequence to represent the inferred CDS: substituted 1 base at 1 genomic stop codon) — MEPTAKGRTEKSFSYVVRVPSSDGFDLMNVDVKIDTSWVFQDIEDSGEEQGCLLEGAAGSPDKDMGTLRRQPESSEQKLLAAVDKDVMSESGLRSRVQELELSEKKLLRKVDQLSACVVQERSALLQAQEKLEVLQGELASQVREKERVARRQRRLRERLRRKDEALGLQAAALERCRRTQRRQLGLVREQERVLQAQVQRLERDVRRLCRAASLLLAQLDAGAPAGPRGAPEAAAELRALQARAERSGREREAAARRLQEQRTTERRLRAQLDELRCGIYELKLAEIGLQGQVDDLTEQNRSLREELGAQAPPAGHCSLDTLGCVQVDSLPLPGEEVLDPCRSQGRQDNVPGPRASAGPSEGPCIWGCVGAGRGPSVLVPGLETTGELLEDLAASDHEQLTSLDEHMLLLVCGCPPGQYTDRSLLPVDLAQISESLAAAPALESLLLVQKSSFPLWGPAGDPTPLPPLLLLEGSSQEPQTQEVLDPRPPPAPKAAGQPGWDCYDASLCQEAPNISNDRSPKKGLKDLKDIWNEGGGAPGERTEKGEARRTLGRKEEGLSDKCQPSQEGRETSSSETGIRAPEGAQGDRRAAEIPAAACCPWSRQGFLMPLLHGEASVSKEGPGSLSRSRQSGRDGWGFLGGLLSEKEEAVPPATFSRAQRTEQPLPAGGQLLAGEGRASRRVQGEEGNQPWCGNALLQEESPGDRGLEQEETPLYQDASSHGSRGVPEEPDSEDREHREMLSLEGGRALPLFPRLDLLADGGEPSSNPRAPSRGHDRYILTLDEFEKEMEACFQQLSLLKLGSSGSGRKASMPAGENWRLAWQWRCCQDIAAASQQVWGNRGLHLCCAEDAKPAESSGDVKPGKTKAMGMREVVPGAVPPELGQYWLSQQPGALEQVRSRFHQLISGLMNERSQILQENAKLQGDQKRCHEKLRTLEKERASHASEIARLEQNSDVLLADVSHLKRDLDQYLHVISDLEDCNAKSYSKISELEEENEKLKRSLGQLQRAMSENMRKSTGVTEHVTLENGELKALISELGVSYKELVKEIVLGMEDMTRAFRGQNELLLGRIRVLEGEVTLKTSQDVGHLERGGGHLRENPKMTADKMHAVDREVQVTQLSGQLIPGVHGPPLEEEMGLTSGKMGSSLGMENSRLGTEAATPSLGWRNAEESSALQGNIDGAGVKEAHLGKRPKKEKGPWCSADRGQALGSRSNGPQVRESEAEPSEEDPGLRVLRLQHQVRTLQCQLRDQGTALRQLQASREEAMCLQEELEGRLAELQKKLHEAKLAVAPLKAKLASLVQKCRERNRLIAHLLQELHRHGSVNLLLSELARNMVNDVALAEYAATFLAPGVPETSHHLDVESEKTAVVRAQKFFLNPEIDSVLQSSSCSEPWSVPQAEWLKETARLDSLKLPLPLGPSLDSGMCLAAVTVEPGLPAXCLQEGGVPCPAFQAHGLPSPLELQSPARILAFHQELRQSICSSSQVNKSPLEL; from the exons GTCCGGGAGAAGGAACGCGTGGCCAGGCGGCAGCGGCGGCTGCGGGAGCGGCTGCGGCGCAAGGACGAGGCTCTGGGGCTGCAGGCGGCGGCCCTGGAGCGCTGCCGGCGGACCCAGCGGCGCCAGCTGGGCCTGGTGCGCGAGCAGGAGCGCGTCCTGCAGGCGCAGGTGCAGCGGCTGGAGAGGGACGTGCGGCGCCTCTGTCGCGCCGCGAGCCTCCTGCTGGCCCAGCTGGACGCCGGGGCCCCGGCTGGTCCCCGGGGCGCCCCCGAGGCGGCGGCGGAGCTGCGCGCCCTGCAGGCGAGGGCCGAGCGCAGCGGGCGCGAGCGGGAGGCGGCGGCGCGCCGGCTGCAGGAGCAGCGCACCACCGAGCGGAGGCTCCGCGCGCAGCTGGACGAGCTGCGCTGCGGCATCTACGAGCTGAAGCTGGCCGAGATCGGCCTGCAGGGCCAGGTGGACGACCTCACCGAGCAAAACCGGAGCCTGCGAGAGGAGCTGGGAGCCCAGGCGCCCCCTGCTGGGCACTGTAGCCTG GACACCCTGGGCTGTGTTCAGGTTGACTCACTGCCCCTGCCCGGAGAGGAGGTGCTGGATCCCTGCAGGAGCCAAGGCCGGCAGGACAATGTCCctggaccaagggcctcagcagGT CCCTCAGAGGGGCCCTGCATCTGGGGCTGCGTCGGGGCTGGACGAGGCCCCTCTGTTTTGGTGCCGGGCCTGGAAACCACAGGCGAGCTGCTGGAAGACCTTGCGGCATCTGACCATGAACAG CTCACCAGCTTGGATGAACACATGCTTCTCCTCGTCTGTGGCTGCCCTCCAGGGCAGTACACGGACAGGTCACTCCTCCCTGTGGACCTGGCCCAGATTTCAGAGAGTCTAGCAGCCGCCCCAGCCCTGGAGTCCCTTCTCCTGGTGCAGAAGTCCTCATTCCCTCTCTGGGGGCCAGCCGGGGACCCCACTcccctgccaccactgctgctccTGGAGGGTTCCTCACAAGAACCTCAAACCCAAGAGGTGCTGGACCCCAGGCCTCCACCTGCTCCCAAAGCCGCAGGACAACCTGGCTGGGATTGTTATGATGCCTCCCTCTGTCAGGAGGCCCCGAACATTTCAAATGACCGATCTCCCAAGAAAGGGCTCAAAGACCTAAAAGACATTTGGAATGAGGGGGGAGGGGCCCCAGGGGAGAGAACTGAGAAAGGGGAGGCGAGGAGGACTTTGGGCAGGAAGGAAGAAGGCCTCAGTGACAAGTGTCAGCCAAGTCAGGAAGGCCGTGAGACCTCGAGCTCGGAGACTGGGATTCGAGCCCCAGAGGGCGCGCAGGGCGACAGGAGGGCTGCAGAGATCCCTGCTGCTGCCTGCTGCCCATGGTCCAGGCAGGGGTTTCTGATGCCTCTTCTGCATGGGGAGGCCTCTGTGTCAAAGGAGGGTCCCGGATCCCTGAGCAGGAGCAGACAGAGTGGAAGAGATGGCTGGGGCTTCCTAGGAGGGCTGTTGTCAGAGAAAGAGGAGGCAGTGCCCCCAGCCACCTTCTCCAGGGCTCAGAGGACTGAACAGCCACTGCCAGCAGGCGGTCAGCTCCTGGCTGGGGAAGGCAGAGCCAGCAGGAGGGTTCAGGGTGAGGAGGGAAACCAGCCGTGGTGTGGAAATGCTCTGCTTCAAGAAGAAAGCCCTGGGGACAGGGGGCTTGAACAGGAGGAGACGCCACTGTATCAAGATGCATCCAGCCACGGTTCCAGGGGTGTCCCCGAGGAGCCTGACTCCGAGGACCGTGAACACAGGGAAATGCTATCCCTGGAGGGGGGCAGAGCTTTGCCGCTGTTTCCCAGGTTGGACTTATTAGCCGATGGAGGTGAGCCCAGCAGTAATCCACGGGCTCCAAGCAGAGGGCACGACAGATATATTCTCACACTAGATGAATTTGAAAAGGAGATGGAGGCTTGTTTCCAGCAACTGTCCCTCCTCAAGCTCGGCAGCAGCGGTTCCGGACGAAAAGCCTCCATGCCGGCTGGAGAGAACTGGAGGCTTGCTTGGCAGTGGCGCTGCTGCCAGGACATCGCCGCCGCTTCTCAGCAGGTCTGGGGAAACCGGGGCTTGCATCTTTGCTGTGCTGAGGATGCAAAGCCCGCAGAGAGCAGTGGAGATGTTAAACCGGGAAAGACCAAGGCCATGGGGATGCGCGAAGTTGTTCCAGGGGCCGTGCCCCCCGAGCTGGGTCAGTACTGGCTTTCCCAGCAGCCAGGAGCCCTCGAGCAAGTGAGGAGCAGGTTTCACCAGCTCATCTCTGGATTGATGAATGAGAGAAGTCAGATTTTACAGGAGAACGCCAAACTTCAGGGAGACCAAAAGAGATGCCATGAAAAGCTGCGCACCCTTGAAAAAGAGAGAGCGAGCCATGCGTCAGAAATAGCCAGGCTTGAGCAGAACAGCGATGTGCTGTTAGCAGATGTCTCGCACTTGAAGAGGGACCTGGACCAATATTTGCACGtcatttctgaccttgaagactgCAATGCAAAAAGTTACAGCAAAATTTCAGAGCTcgaagaggaaaatgaaaaactgaaaaggaGTCTGGGCCAACTCCAGAGAGCCATGTCCGAGAACATGAGGAAATCCACAGGTGTGACGGAGCATGTCACCCTGGAAAATGGGGAGCTCAAGGCGCTGATTTCAGAGCTTGGGGTCAGTTACAAAGAGCTGGTGAAGGAGATAGTGTTGGGGATGGAGGACATGACCCGGGCCTTCAGGGGGCAGAACGAGCTCCTTCTAGGCAGGATCCGTGTCCTGGAGGGGGAGGTCACCTTGAAGACGAGCCAGGATGTGGGGCatctggagagaggaggagggcacCTCCGGGAAAACCCCAAGATGACGGCAGACAAGATGCATGCTGTTGACAGAGAGGTGCAGGTGACACAACTTTCAGGGCAACTGATTCCAGGAGTCCATGGGCCACCTTTGGAGGAGGAAATGGGTctgacttctgggaagatgggaTCTTCCTTAGGCATGGAGAATTCCAGATTAGGTACTGAGGCTGCTACTCCATCACTGGGCTGGAGAAATGCTGAAGAATCCAGTGCCCTGCAAGGAAACATTGACGGAGCAGGAGTAAAAGAAGCACATTTGGGAAAAAGacccaaaaaagagaaaggaccATGGTGTTCTGCAGACCGAGGACAAGCTCTGGGGTCCCGGAGCAATGGCCCCCAGGTAA GG GAGTCAGAGGCTGAGCCTTCTGAGGAGGACCCCGGGCTGCGTGTCCTGCGGCTCCAGCACCAGGTGCGGACCCTGCAGTGCCAGCTCAGGGACCAGGGGACCGCGCTCCGGCAGCTGCAGGCCTCTCGCGAGGAGGCCATGTGCCTCCAGGAGGAGCTCGAGGGCAGG CTTGCAGAACTTCAGAAAAAGCTGCATGAAGCAAAACTGGCTGTGGCTCCTCTGAAG GCCAAGCTGGCTTCCCTGGTCCAGAAGTGCCGGGAGAGGAACCGCCTAATTGCTCACCTGCTGCAGGAGCTGCACAGACATGGGTCGGTGAATCTCCTGCTCTCTGAGCTGGCACGGAACATGGTGAATGACGTGGCACTGGCTGAGTACGCAGCCACCTTCCTGGCTCCGGGAGTCCCAGAG ACAAGCCACCACTTGGATGTCGAGTCTGAGAAGACAGCAGTTGTTAGAG CTCAGAAATTCTTCTTGAACCCTGAAATAGACAGTGTTCTCCAAAGCTCATCGTGTTCGGAGCCTTGGTCTGTTCCCCAGGCTGAGTGGCTGAAAGAGACAGCTCGACTGGATTCTCTGAAG CTTCCCCTGCCCTTGGGGCCCTCCCTTGATTCTGGAATGTGCCTGGCAGCGGTCACTGTGGAACCAGGACTCCCTGCATGATGTCTGCAAGAAGGTGGAGTACCCTGTCCTGCCTTCCAAGCTCATGGCCTGCCATCACCCTTGGAGCTCCAGAGCCCGGCGAGGATCCTGGCTTTTCACCAAGAGCTTAGACAAAGCATTTGCAGCAGTTCCCAGGTCAATAAATCACCACTGGAGTTATAA